A single genomic interval of Armigeres subalbatus isolate Guangzhou_Male chromosome 1, GZ_Asu_2, whole genome shotgun sequence harbors:
- the LOC134206131 gene encoding uncharacterized protein K02A2.6-like has protein sequence MTRAESWALRLLPYQFTVKRVPGHSNIADALSRLISKTQIDEAFDEENDKHVLYALDAGAMNISWTDIQLASEGDEELEAVRLAIDTDLWPERLRRYESQAKELRTLDPMLFKGDKIVLPKSLRSKALDAAHQGHIGCGATKRILREYFWWPNMSKDAEEFSEKCGTCLLISRKKSPIPLSSREMPHGPWEILQVDFSPGICDNGPPFQGNEFIEYWESKGVRVRKSIPLSPQSNGSVERQNQGIIKAMAGAKEDGKNWRDALECYTQTHNTLKQHSRLCITPFELMVGWKYRGTFPCLWDSEKAVKIDREDVRENDAFAKLNSKKYADQHRGARESDIAVGDKVVVATFQRNKTDPTFSKERYTVLTREGAKVVIRSESGVQLARNVQDVKRDTRASEGRQESGEDDVVKNSENLEEAEVDNSDPIRAETSQSTGDGTDRNVEAYSYCDTNQRPKRMSRKPNKFNDMILYQIFS, from the exons ATGACACGTGCGGAGTCATGGGCCTTGCGGCTGCTTCCATATCAGTTCACTGTAAAAAGAGTACCAGGCCATTCGAATATTGCTGATGCACTGTCACGGTTGATCAGTAAGACTCAAATTGACGAGGCATTTGATGAAGAAAACGACAAGCATGTTCTCTACGCTTTGGATGCAGGAGCTATGAATATTTCGTGGACAGATATCCAACTGGCGTCTGAGGGTGATGAAGAATTGGAAGCCGTTCGATTAGCTATAGATACAGATCTATGGCCGGAGCGTTTACGTAGATATGAGTCTCAAGCTAAAGAACTGAGGACATTGGACCCAATGCTCTTCAAGGGTGACAAAATAGTTCTTCCAAAAAGTCTCCGTAGCAAGGCATTAGATGCAGCCCATCAAGGACACATCGGCTGCGGGGCAACAAAAAGAATTTTACGCGAATATTTTTGGTGGCCCAATATGAGTAAGGATGCAGAGGAATTCAGCGAGAAATGTGGAACCTGTTTGCTAATCTCAAGAAAAAAATCGCCAATTCCCCTGTCCAGCCGTGAGATGCCTCACGGTCCGTGGGAGATCTTGCAGGTCGACTTTTCTCCAGGGATATG CGACAATGGACCCCCTTTCCAAGGCAATGAGTTTATCGAGTACTGGGAATCAAAAGGAGTTAGGGTACGGAAATCCATTCCACTAAGTCCCCAAAGTAACGGATCCGTCGAACGCCAAAACCAGGGTATCATCAAGGCCATGGCAGGAGCAAAGGAGGATGGCAAGAACTGGAGGGACGCATTAGAGTgttacacacaaacacacaacaCACTCAAACAGCATTCGCGGCTATGTATCACCCCTTTTGAATTGATGGTTGGGTGGAAATACAGGGGAACCTTTCCATGCCTCTGGGATTCAGAAAAAGCAGTGAAAATTGATAGGGAAGATGTGAGAGAGAACGACGCATTTGCGAAGCTCAACAGCAAGAAATACGCAGATCAGCATAGAGGGGCAAGAGAATCAGATATCGCCGTGGGAGATAAAGTAGTAGTCGCAACTTTTCAACGGAACAAAACAGACCCAACTTTCTCCAAGGAAAGATATACTGTTTTGACGAGAGAAGGAGCCAAGGTTGTTATACGCAGCGAGAGTGGTGTACAATTAGCAAGGAACGTGCAAGACGTTAAGCGTGACACAAGAGCTTCGGAAGGTAGACAAGAATCTGGTGAGGATGATGTAGTCAAAAACTCCG aaaatttggaagaggCGGAAGTGGATAATTCTGATCCCATTCGAGCGGAGACGTCACAAAGCACCGGCGATGGAACCGATAGGAACGTTGAAGCATATTCGTATTGCGATACTAATCAAAGACCGAAGAGAATGTCTCGTAAACCGAACAAATTCAATGACATGATTTTATATCAAATTTTTTCATAA